One window from the genome of Castellaniella sp. MT123 encodes:
- a CDS encoding aldehyde dehydrogenase family protein has translation MDKPNNLLETALAHARRLSGVHLYAGKLQAPLSGKTFPVASPATRQQIGTAADGDAQDVAAAVGAAAGAQADWAAMSPRARGKILQKAAAQLTQHTEEIATLLALETGKAIRTESRVEANVLADCFEFYGGLGSELKGETIPFAPNMLVFTQREPIGVVAAILPWNAPLMLMAFKIAPALVAGNTVVVKSAEEAPLSTLFVVDLLNRSLPPGVVNILSGFGPSCGGPLVADRRVGKVTFTGSVDTGKIIAHAAADRLIPTTLELGGKSPMIVMDDADLDRTVAGAVAGMRFTRQGQSCTAASRMLVHRSVREEFVARMADKVNAMRMGDPLDEATDIGTIISTGQFDRVHSYLELGKRIPHVETLQLSKMPEAPELKDGLFVQPTVFVGVSNEDRLAREEIFGPVTCVIPFDDYEQAIAMANDSDYGLAATIWTRNLQRALDATQRLQAGFVQVNQNIVAQPGLSYGGIKQSGLGKEASMEAMLDHFTQKKTILISRD, from the coding sequence ATGGACAAACCCAACAACCTGCTGGAAACCGCCCTGGCCCATGCTCGGCGGTTGTCCGGTGTGCATCTGTATGCTGGAAAATTGCAGGCGCCTCTGTCGGGCAAGACCTTTCCGGTCGCTAGCCCGGCCACGCGTCAGCAGATCGGCACGGCAGCCGACGGAGACGCCCAGGACGTGGCGGCGGCGGTGGGTGCGGCGGCCGGCGCCCAGGCCGACTGGGCTGCGATGAGCCCGCGCGCTCGTGGCAAGATCCTGCAGAAGGCCGCCGCGCAGCTGACGCAGCACACCGAGGAAATCGCCACCCTGCTGGCCCTGGAAACCGGCAAGGCGATCCGCACGGAAAGCCGGGTCGAGGCCAATGTCCTGGCGGACTGTTTCGAATTCTATGGCGGGCTGGGCAGCGAACTGAAAGGGGAAACTATTCCCTTCGCGCCCAATATGCTGGTCTTCACGCAGCGTGAGCCAATCGGCGTCGTCGCGGCCATCCTGCCCTGGAACGCGCCCCTGATGCTGATGGCCTTCAAGATCGCCCCCGCGCTGGTGGCGGGCAACACCGTGGTGGTGAAATCAGCCGAGGAAGCCCCGCTGTCCACACTGTTCGTTGTGGACCTGCTCAATCGAAGCCTGCCGCCGGGCGTGGTCAATATCCTGTCTGGTTTCGGGCCGTCCTGCGGCGGGCCGCTGGTCGCGGACCGCCGGGTGGGCAAGGTCACTTTCACGGGATCTGTGGATACCGGCAAGATCATCGCCCATGCGGCGGCCGATCGTCTGATCCCCACCACGCTGGAGCTGGGTGGCAAAAGCCCCATGATCGTCATGGACGACGCCGACCTGGATCGCACGGTGGCGGGAGCCGTCGCCGGGATGCGCTTCACCCGCCAGGGCCAGAGCTGCACGGCGGCGTCCCGCATGCTGGTTCACCGGTCCGTGCGCGAGGAATTCGTCGCCCGGATGGCTGACAAGGTCAACGCGATGCGCATGGGTGACCCGCTGGATGAGGCCACCGACATCGGCACCATCATTTCCACCGGGCAGTTCGATCGGGTGCATTCCTATCTGGAGCTGGGCAAGCGGATTCCTCATGTCGAAACGCTGCAGCTGTCGAAGATGCCGGAAGCCCCCGAACTGAAAGACGGCCTGTTCGTGCAGCCCACTGTGTTCGTCGGCGTCAGCAATGAGGACAGGCTCGCGCGCGAGGAAATCTTCGGGCCGGTGACCTGCGTGATCCCTTTCGACGATTATGAACAGGCGATCGCCATGGCCAATGATTCGGACTATGGCCTGGCCGCGACGATCTGGACCCGCAACCTGCAGCGTGCCCTGGATGCCACCCAGCGCCTGCAGGCCGGTTTTGTCCAGGTCAATCAGAACATCGTGGCGCAGCCTGGTTTGTCCTATGGCGGTATCAAGCAATCCGGTCTGGGCAAGGAGGCCTCGATGGAAGCGATGCTGGATCACTTCACACAGAAAAAAACCATATTGATCAGCCGCGATTGA
- a CDS encoding ABC transporter ATP-binding protein — translation MDEDKSRFLSAINVRKTYDHKNLVVKDFNIDVAEGEFITLLGPSGSGKTTVLMMLAGFETVTSGDIRVDGMSFLNMPPHKRDIGMVFQNYALFPNMTVAENLAYPLRVRKMRATDIQQRVNQFLKMIELQDFGSRYPNQLSGGQKQRVALARSLIFQPKLVLMDEPLGALDKKLREQMQFEITTIHKQLGFTVVYVTHDQVEALTMSSRIAVFNQGVVQQYASPTELYERPSNAFVADFIGENNLIPGRVNSISDGLALVRLASGQEIRAEIGDAITAGQPCVVSVRPEKLTIGLPDGDHENHLKARLLTSHYVGDFIRYFLELEGGGQLIIKELSSASQRPHPDGSVLDVSWRVRGCFAFSSH, via the coding sequence ATGGACGAAGACAAGAGCCGCTTCTTGAGCGCCATCAACGTCAGAAAGACATACGACCACAAGAATCTGGTTGTCAAGGACTTCAATATCGATGTGGCGGAAGGCGAGTTCATCACGCTGCTGGGCCCGTCTGGATCGGGCAAGACGACGGTCCTAATGATGCTGGCGGGGTTTGAAACCGTCACCAGCGGCGATATCCGCGTCGATGGAATGTCCTTTCTGAACATGCCGCCCCACAAGAGGGACATCGGTATGGTGTTCCAGAACTATGCGCTTTTCCCGAACATGACGGTGGCCGAGAACCTGGCCTATCCGCTTCGGGTTCGCAAGATGCGCGCAACGGATATCCAGCAGCGCGTGAATCAGTTCCTGAAGATGATCGAACTGCAGGATTTTGGCTCTCGTTACCCGAATCAGCTGTCCGGGGGCCAGAAACAGCGGGTGGCCCTGGCGCGTTCGCTGATCTTCCAGCCGAAGCTCGTACTGATGGACGAGCCGCTCGGAGCCCTCGACAAGAAGCTGCGCGAGCAGATGCAGTTCGAGATCACGACCATACACAAGCAGTTGGGATTCACCGTCGTTTATGTGACGCACGATCAGGTCGAGGCCCTGACCATGTCCAGCCGGATCGCCGTTTTCAATCAGGGCGTGGTGCAGCAATACGCCAGTCCGACCGAGCTTTACGAACGCCCGAGCAACGCGTTCGTCGCGGACTTCATCGGCGAGAACAATCTGATTCCCGGGCGGGTGAATTCGATCTCGGACGGGCTGGCGCTCGTGCGGCTGGCGAGTGGCCAGGAGATCCGCGCGGAAATCGGCGATGCGATCACGGCGGGACAGCCCTGCGTGGTGTCCGTGCGTCCGGAGAAACTGACCATCGGTCTGCCGGACGGAGACCATGAGAATCATCTCAAGGCCCGTCTGCTGACCAGCCATTACGTGGGCGACTTCATCCGCTATTTCCTGGAACTTGAGGGCGGAGGACAGCTCATCATCAAGGAACTCAGCAGCGCGAGCCAGCGCCCCCATCCGGATGGTTCCGTGCTGGATGTGTCCTGGCGGGTCCGGGGGTGTTTTGCCTTTTCCTCGCATTAG
- a CDS encoding enoyl-CoA hydratase/isomerase family protein: MIASASVAPPCEHTQTRPTLDIQGRIATIRLCNPSRSNRLSPEDLDALRQHLDTVNASPDVLVLRFMSAGKYFCSGYDISSLASQDAPSSLYFGETIDLVEAARPVTIAAIQGGAYGGGTDLCLACDFRIGTPQANAFMPAARLGLHFYPGGLRRYLSRLGVNAAKHLFLTAEKIQAEDMLRIGFLTELVAAEDLSARVETFSAQLAGMAPLALRGIKQDLNRVINGTLDLEANARAVRLSEASEDLKEGALAWKEKRAARFRGV; the protein is encoded by the coding sequence ATGATCGCAAGTGCTTCCGTGGCGCCGCCGTGCGAACACACGCAGACTCGTCCCACCCTGGACATCCAGGGCCGCATCGCGACGATCCGTCTATGCAATCCTTCCCGCAGCAACCGCCTCAGCCCCGAGGATCTGGATGCTTTGCGCCAGCACCTCGACACGGTCAATGCCAGCCCGGATGTCCTGGTGCTGCGCTTCATGTCCGCCGGCAAATATTTCTGCAGCGGCTATGACATCTCCTCGCTCGCCAGCCAGGATGCGCCCAGTTCCCTGTATTTCGGCGAGACCATCGACCTCGTCGAGGCCGCCCGGCCCGTGACCATTGCCGCGATTCAAGGTGGTGCTTATGGGGGCGGCACGGATCTTTGCCTGGCGTGCGACTTTCGGATCGGCACTCCGCAGGCCAATGCTTTCATGCCGGCCGCGCGGCTGGGCCTGCATTTCTATCCGGGGGGCCTGCGGCGCTATCTGTCCCGCCTGGGTGTCAATGCGGCCAAGCATCTGTTTCTGACAGCCGAAAAGATCCAGGCCGAGGACATGTTGCGGATCGGTTTTCTCACCGAGCTGGTGGCGGCCGAGGACCTCTCCGCGCGCGTCGAGACGTTCAGCGCGCAACTGGCGGGCATGGCACCGCTGGCCTTGCGGGGAATCAAGCAGGATTTGAACCGGGTCATCAATGGCACACTGGATCTCGAAGCGAATGCCCGGGCGGTACGCCTGTCGGAAGCGTCCGAGGATCTGAAGGAAGGGGCCCTGGCCTGGAAGGAAAAACGGGCGGCCCGGTTTCGGGGCGTCTGA
- a CDS encoding CoA transferase encodes MSMSLTGLKVLDLTRALSGPFSTMILADLGADVTKVEPSPDGDMIRQWGPFDQDVSVYYLSANRNKKGIEVNFRDPEGLALIRRLALQADVVVENFKVGTMESMGLGYADLARENPALIMASISGFGRTGPASGWAGFDQIAQGYSGFMSLSGTPESGPMRVGTAIGDLTSGMWLVIGILSAVVERQRSGRGQHVDTSLLGSLMGLLSVQGQRYLSVGEIPQPCGNVHPVIAPYGTFEAADGPINLAPATQAMWLKLCKLLDLQHLTTDPRFLANADRMQHRHALKDLLEIRLKTRSRMEWTNLLIEHQIPAGPINNLADVFTDDQVLATGLVETIDHPVLGPLKQVGLPIRTSADPDRRSVRMHPPILGEHTCEVLQAFGLSADEIARLRDGKVVRQAELAVQASEAGGRI; translated from the coding sequence ATGTCCATGTCATTGACCGGGCTGAAAGTCCTGGATCTCACCCGTGCGCTGTCGGGACCGTTCAGCACCATGATTCTGGCGGATCTGGGGGCGGACGTCACCAAGGTCGAGCCCAGTCCCGACGGCGACATGATCCGCCAGTGGGGGCCATTCGATCAGGATGTCAGTGTCTATTATCTGAGCGCCAACCGAAATAAGAAAGGCATAGAGGTCAACTTCCGGGATCCGGAAGGCCTGGCCCTGATCCGGCGGCTGGCCCTCCAGGCCGACGTGGTCGTCGAAAACTTCAAAGTCGGCACCATGGAATCCATGGGGCTGGGATATGCCGATCTGGCACGCGAGAATCCAGCGCTGATCATGGCGTCCATCTCCGGCTTCGGCCGGACCGGCCCAGCCAGCGGTTGGGCTGGCTTCGATCAGATCGCGCAGGGGTATTCTGGTTTCATGAGCCTGAGCGGTACGCCCGAAAGCGGCCCGATGCGCGTGGGGACGGCCATCGGCGACCTGACCTCTGGCATGTGGCTGGTGATCGGCATCCTGTCGGCCGTGGTCGAACGCCAGCGCAGCGGGCGCGGCCAGCACGTGGATACCTCGTTGCTGGGCAGCCTCATGGGTCTGCTCAGTGTCCAGGGCCAGCGCTACCTGAGCGTGGGAGAGATCCCGCAGCCGTGCGGCAATGTGCATCCAGTGATCGCCCCGTATGGCACCTTCGAGGCCGCGGATGGACCGATCAATCTGGCGCCCGCGACCCAGGCCATGTGGCTGAAGCTGTGCAAGCTGCTGGATCTCCAGCATCTGACCACGGACCCGCGCTTTCTTGCTAATGCCGATCGGATGCAGCACCGCCATGCGCTGAAAGACCTGCTGGAGATTCGGCTGAAGACCCGCTCCCGCATGGAATGGACCAACCTGCTCATCGAGCATCAGATACCCGCCGGACCGATCAACAACCTGGCGGACGTCTTCACGGATGATCAGGTGCTGGCCACGGGGTTGGTCGAAACGATCGATCACCCGGTTCTGGGCCCGTTGAAGCAGGTGGGCCTGCCCATCCGCACTTCGGCCGATCCGGACCGCCGCAGTGTCCGGATGCACCCGCCGATCCTGGGCGAGCATACCTGTGAAGTCTTGCAGGCTTTCGGGCTCTCGGCCGATGAAATCGCCCGCTTGCGGGACGGCAAGGTCGTGCGGCAGGCCGAACTGGCGGTCCAGGCCTCCGAGGCCGGGGGGCGGATATGA